One Serratia liquefaciens genomic window, GGCGTGGTGCTTTTCAGGTAAACGGCAATAGCCGCCAGATCGTCATCGGAAAAATATTGCAGGCTGTTTTCGATGGCTTCCGCCATGCCGCCCGCCGCCTGATTTTTGCCGACCACCCGGCCGGTTTTCAAATACTGCGCCAGTTGCTGTTCGCTCCAGCCGCCGATACCGCTGATCGGGTCTGAAGTGATATTGGGAGCGTACCAGCTGCCAACCATCCCGCCAGCCAGCGACTGGCTGCCGTCCTCAGCCATCAGCAGGTTGCGCGGGGTGTGGCAAGTGTCGCAGTGCCCAGGCCCGTTAACCAGATAAGCCCCCCGGTTCCATTGCTCGCTTTTGGTCGCATCAGGTGCAAAACGGCCGTCTTTGAGGAACAGCAGATTCCAGGCGGCCATGCTAAAGCGCAGGTTGAACGGGAAGGGCAGATCGGTCAGCGTATTTTTCTGATCGACCGGCTTCACGCCGTGCATAAAGTAGGCATACAGCGCCTTGATGTCCGCATCGCTCAATCGGGTATATGAGGTATAGGGCATAGCGGGGTAGAGGTGGGTGCCATCGGCACGGATCCCGTCCCTGACGGCACGAGCAAACTGCTCTTCGCTATAACTGCCAATGCCGTCAGCGTTTGATGGGGTGATGTTGGTTGCGTAAATCACCCCCATGGGGGAACTGATGCCATAGCCGCCGGCAAACGGGGTGCCGCCTCCGGGTTTGGTATGGCAGGCCTGGCAGTCTGAGGCGATAGCAACCTGCTCGCCTTTTTTAATCAACACCGCACCGTTTAATTCTTCGTTATCCGCCGCTTGCACGGCGCTGCCGCCGAGCAACAGCAGGGACAATAGCGTCAGTTTCGCCTGCTTTTTCATGGTTTCACCGCCAGTGCCCGCGCAATGTCATCGGCGGCCTTGATCCCCAGTGCCGCCATGGTCAAGGTGCTGTTCACCACGCTGGCGGAAGGAATTGCGCCGCCGCCCGGCAACCAAAGGTTGGCATGGTCATGGGTGCGGCAGTTGCCATCGACCACCGAGTCTGCGGGGTTATCGCCCATGATAGTGCCGCCCATGATGTGGTTATTGGCATTCAGACTGGTGGTGATGTTGAACTCTTCGGCGTCGAACAGCTGGCCGATATGTTCCAATTGCTTATGTGCGGCCTCTGCGCCTTTGCGTACGTAATCGCCGACATCGTAATGGATGTCCGGGCAGGGCAAGCCGTGGGCATCCTTGCGGGTTTCACTCAGCGTCAGGCGGTTATTTGGGTCTGGTAACGGTTCCAGACTGATGGACAAATCGACGCCGTAGGCGGCGCGGCGGCGTATTTCGGCATCCAATTCTTTACCGACCAAGCCTTGTTCCAGCGCCTTTTGGGTGGCAGGCACGACCCGGTTGATGTTATTGAGGATCATCTTGTTGGCCGAGTAGTCTTTGCGGAACTCACCGTCACGCGGGCCGACCAGACAGCTGCTCTGCGCCGGGCCACGTCCCAGCCACAGCGGCTCTTTTGCCAGGAAAGTACAGTGAAAACCGGAGTGGTCCATCATGTTGCGGCCAACCTGGTCGGAAGCGTTGGCGATGCCGTTCGGGTTGCGCTCATTAGCCGCCATCAGCAGCAGGCGCGGCGTTTCTATGCCGTTACAGGCCAGTGCGAAAGCCTTGGCCGTCGCCTGGTGAGACTGCTTCTTGCTGTCGAGCCAATGCACCGCAGTGACCCGATTCTGCTCATCGGTATCAATCTTGTAGACCACCGCTTCCGCCAGTACCACCGCACCTTTCATTTCAGCGCGTTCAACATGATGAATGCCGTTGTACATGGCGCCGATGGGGCAAATCGGCTGGCAGTTGTTGTTGCCGCAGCAGGTTGGACGGCCCTTCCACGGATGAATACTGCGCCCCTGTGGGATCGGGACTGAACGGTAGCCGTGCGGGTTAACCACTTCGGCAAAACGAATATCGCCATGCGCCCAGGGCACCATATCCATCGGGTAGGGTTTGCTGCGTTCAACCGGCGACTGCTGCTGCGGATCGTTGGGGCCCGCCACGCCAATTTCCTCTTCGGCCCGGCAATAGTAAGGCTCGAGTTCATCATAGGATATCGGCCAGTCGCGGCCAACGCCGTACAGGGTTTTCATTTGGAAATCGCTGGGCAGGTGGCGCCAGCAAGACGCAGCCCAGTGCCAGGTGGTGCCGCCGACGGTACGCAGATACCCTTGTTTGAAGCTCCCTGCGCTCGGGCCGCTCAGGGCGACATAGTTGTTTTCAGGAAAATAGAGGGGAGCGGTGGCGAACTCGGATTGCGGGTACAACCCTTGGTAATCGGAGCCGGCGCGATTATCAAAAGGCATATTGCGCCAGTTTTCTACGGCCTGGGCGCGTTCAATACGCAGACCTGCTTCCAGCACCAGCACAGAATAACCCTGGCTGACTAATTGATCGGCCATCATGCCGCCAACAATGCCGGAGCCCACGATCACGATATCGGCCGAGGCGTTGCCATCGGCAGTAAATTCAGGTTTTTTCATCAGAAGACTCTCAGATCACAGGGAAGCGTTGACCGCTGGAGGGGGCGCGGTCCACCACAACGGGCCATTGCCGCAGTAGGTGGGAACGATCAGCGCGTCGCTGGCGGGGCGATACATCAACGCGTCTTTATAGGCAATCAGTTCAGCCGTTTGGCCGTGGCCGACGGTGCCGGTATACCATGCGGTGATAATGGCGGTCACCAGGG contains:
- a CDS encoding c-type cytochrome; the protein is MKKQAKLTLLSLLLLGGSAVQAADNEELNGAVLIKKGEQVAIASDCQACHTKPGGGTPFAGGYGISSPMGVIYATNITPSNADGIGSYSEEQFARAVRDGIRADGTHLYPAMPYTSYTRLSDADIKALYAYFMHGVKPVDQKNTLTDLPFPFNLRFSMAAWNLLFLKDGRFAPDATKSEQWNRGAYLVNGPGHCDTCHTPRNLLMAEDGSQSLAGGMVGSWYAPNITSDPISGIGGWSEQQLAQYLKTGRVVGKNQAAGGMAEAIENSLQYFSDDDLAAIAVYLKSTTPIRDAKDSQAADSYGKPLNVEPQLRGLQPANANNTVTDGAALFSGNCASCHQPDGSGSKNQAYPSLFNNTATGSSNPANLISAILFGVERKVGDQHVLMPNFGPLSYVNPLNDQQIAAISNYVLQQYGNPAVKVSAADVTVLRLGGPVPLLAMLQPYMAPAIGIAVVALILMAWLLGRKRR
- a CDS encoding GMC family oxidoreductase produces the protein MKKPEFTADGNASADIVIVGSGIVGGMMADQLVSQGYSVLVLEAGLRIERAQAVENWRNMPFDNRAGSDYQGLYPQSEFATAPLYFPENNYVALSGPSAGSFKQGYLRTVGGTTWHWAASCWRHLPSDFQMKTLYGVGRDWPISYDELEPYYCRAEEEIGVAGPNDPQQQSPVERSKPYPMDMVPWAHGDIRFAEVVNPHGYRSVPIPQGRSIHPWKGRPTCCGNNNCQPICPIGAMYNGIHHVERAEMKGAVVLAEAVVYKIDTDEQNRVTAVHWLDSKKQSHQATAKAFALACNGIETPRLLLMAANERNPNGIANASDQVGRNMMDHSGFHCTFLAKEPLWLGRGPAQSSCLVGPRDGEFRKDYSANKMILNNINRVVPATQKALEQGLVGKELDAEIRRRAAYGVDLSISLEPLPDPNNRLTLSETRKDAHGLPCPDIHYDVGDYVRKGAEAAHKQLEHIGQLFDAEEFNITTSLNANNHIMGGTIMGDNPADSVVDGNCRTHDHANLWLPGGGAIPSASVVNSTLTMAALGIKAADDIARALAVKP